Genomic window (Blattabacterium cuenoti):
AAAAACTTCTTATAAAAAAGAAAAAAAATACACTGAATATCTATTCCAAACAAGGAATTTATGAAATCCCTATTTATTATGATTCAAATCATAGTAACATCCTTATATTTAAATCTTATTTTTTAAGAATTTCTTTATTTTCAAATATTCTTTTAAAAATATTAAAAAAAACTTTATTTGCTACTGGAGACGAAGATTTAAAACCTATATTCAATGGAGTTTTTTTTCAATTTTTTACCAATGAAGCGAATTTTGTGGCAACAGATACTTATAAATTAGTAAAATATACTATAAAAAATTTTAAAACAGATAAAAATATACAATTTATTGTTTCTCGAAAATATCTTAATATAGTTAAGGATATTCTAACATATGAGAAAAAAAATAAGATAATTTTTCTTATAATATTCAATACTAATATTATTTTTCATTTTAAAAATCATATTTTTTCATGTCAACTAATAAATGAAAAATATCCAAATTATCATTCTTTTATTCCTCATCAAAAATGTCATATCTCTCTTATTATTAATAAATTTTTATTATTAAATACTATTAAAAGAATTTCTATTTTTTCTAAAAAAAATTTTTTTATTGATTTTCATTTTAATCA
Coding sequences:
- a CDS encoding DNA polymerase III subunit beta, translated to MYFSVFSSSLLRKLHTLYKIININNLSNSITFVVSKKNKLKIIWGLDSKNLIYTYIKIYIKKYTNEKVTVSIKFMIDILTTFYNEKLLIKKKKNTLNIYSKQGIYEIPIYYDSNHSNILIFKSYFLRISLFSNILLKILKKTLFATGDEDLKPIFNGVFFQFFTNEANFVATDTYKLVKYTIKNFKTDKNIQFIVSRKYLNIVKDILTYEKKNKIIFLIIFNTNIIFHFKNHIFSCQLINEKYPNYHSFIPHQKCHISLIINKFLLLNTIKRISIFSKKNFFIDFHFNHKKLKVCDQNTIDLNNSIYEIECKVIFNYLKNMKIGFNSKFLIETLSSLNEDFVYFELYQKMGIIKPLYNKKKEESIFILIMSTIKI